In Nematostella vectensis chromosome 2, jaNemVect1.1, whole genome shotgun sequence, one genomic interval encodes:
- the LOC5521342 gene encoding hemicentin-2 isoform X2 codes for MIYPVQVSMLTARGLLLTAVVWHASFHKEGSTVSGAKRGRCPQTLHAADYCLRGKSTCNTDEDCPGPKKCCDQSCVTTCVLPVTGPYISVSPEEQNVEPGGSVQVTCVLDEQPLEGWYGPGQQKFLSTTPTDTVYVIQTDTDEHKLIITNATVMHGGIYTCRGALTKKDFTLNVGFSIDTPMSPQFMAEGTTGIIFTTVRGHPPPKYIWTKNGQPINLADDRYTVSPSGSLSIKGVTSSDSGEYSLNVRQQLASGFMKIVQNQRFRVMSQSGKCPPQKENPRRKCGIGLMNQCTSDSHCGGKPCCFDGCRYKCKGRGDQQENPREGFCPFIRPPRACASDSDRCQHDWDCPEKKKCCSDSCRNLCVSPSPSGVPITLPGARVFQADEYFAPGERVTRVCQVSGEPFEGWYDPQGNKVTAQVDHVYVERRGPYHVLIIDGVTAEDGGKYTCRGSFDSAQVGINVNYTVLKVPPSVISLPPAGSVMLVQAAVTGHPSPQFVWYKGDIPISRTRSPNRYAVSPSGSLIIKDVKTSDAGTYTMRVNQDGRMYDSGIQVQITDKPGVSGTPKTYGIDVDCRKKEMVLAIDKKILEDVDIRWLRLRDPSCNATTNRTHVILRAPLIGCGTTTTYSNDVIVYSNAVQEEPAVGPILRTADIDIPFKCFYAAEGIASTLGLLPVKVPKFSLGTNSSTNFGLSSLSSSPSLNII; via the exons ATGATTTACCCGGTCCAGGTAAGTATGCTGACAGCGAGAGGACTTCTTCTTACGGCTGTGGTATGGCATGCATCTTTTCACAAAGAAGGCAGCACAGTCTCAG GCGCGAAGCGCGGACGGTGTCCACAGACACTTCATGCGGCTGATTACTGTTTGCGCGGGAAATCCACCTGCAACACGGACGAGGACTGTCCAGGACCCAAAAAATGCTGCGATCAGAGTTGTGTTACTACCTGCGTCCTGCCAGTAACAG GCCCATACATATCCGTGAGTCCTGAGGAGCAAAATGTCGAGCCGGGTGGATCTGTCCAAGTCACGTGTGTGTTGGACGAGCAGCCGTTGGAGGGTTGGTACGGACCTGGGCAGCAAAAATTCCTCTCCACCACCCCCACGGATACAGTGTATGTCATACAGACGGACACAGACGAGCACAAGCTTATCATTACAAACGCAACCGTGATGCATGGCGGGATATACACCTGTCGCGGGGCATTGACGAAGAAAGATTTCACTCTCAATGTAGGAT TCAGCATAGACACGCCTATGTCGCCTCAATTCATGGCAGAGGGTACCACAGGCATCATATTTACAACTGTCCGTGgccacccccctcccaaatACATATGGACCAAGAACGGCCAGCCCATAAACCTTGCAGACGACCGCTATACCGTCAGCCCTAGCGGCTCGCTGTCCATCAAAGGAGTGACGTCATCAGATAGTGGAGAGTACTCGCTGAACGTGAGGCAGCAGTTGGCGTCAGGGTTCATGAAGATTGTGCAAAATCAGCGATTCCGAGTCATGAGCCAATCAG GAAAATGTCCACCACAGAAGGAGAATCCTCGGCGGAAGTGTGGCATTGGGCTCATGAACCAGTGCACCTCGGACAGCCATTGCGGTGGGAAGCCATGCTGCTTTGATGGCTGTCGGTACAAGTGCAAAGGCCGGGGCGATCAGCAAG AAAACCCTAGGGAAGGCTTCTGTCCATTTATTCGCCCACCTCGCGCATGCGCCAGTGACTCAGACCGCTGTCAACATGATTGGGACTGTCCGGAAAAGAAAAAGTGTTGCTCCGATTCCTGCAGAAATCTTTGCGTCAGCCCATCGCCATCTGGGGTCCCAATAACGC tccCCGGCGCCAGAGTGTTCCAAGCAGATGAATACTTTGCTCCTGGTGAACGCGTAACGAGAGTGTGCCAAGTTAGTGGCGAACCTTTCGAAGGCTGGTACGACCCCCAAGGCAACAAGGTGACGGCACAGGTTGATCACGTGTACGTAGAGAGGCGTGGCCCGTACCACGTGCTTATAATTGACGGGGTGACAGCAGAGGATGGTGGGAAGTACACGTGCAGAGGATCGTTCGACAGCGCTCAAGTCGGAATCAACGTCAATT ACACTGTGTTGAAGGTTCCGCCGAGTGTGATTTCGCTGCCGCCCGCGGGATCCGTTATGCTAGTACAAGCAGCCGTAACAGGTCACCCGAGCCCGCAGTTTGTCTGGTACAAAGGCGACATTCCCATCTCGCGCACGCGCAGTCCGAATCGTTATGCTGTCAGCCCGAGTGGGTCACTTATCATCAAAGACGTCAAGACGTCTGATGCGGGGACGTATACAATGAGGGTAAACCAAGATGGGAGGATGTACGACAGCGGAATTCAAGTACAGATTACTGATAAGCCAG GTGTGTCGGGGACTCCAAAGACATACGGAATCGACGTCGACTGTCGTAAGAAGGAGATGGTGCTAGCGATTGATAAAAAGATTCTTGAAGACGTCGATATCAGGTGGCTGCGCTTGCGTGACCCATCCTGTAACGCAACGACTAACCGAACCCACGTGATATTACGAGCTCCTCTCATTGGATGTGGCACGACGACCACATAcagcaatgacgtcattgtctATAGTAACGCAGTGCAAGAGGAGCCCGCGGTTGGCCCGATATTGCGTACAGCGGATATCGATATTCCGTTTAAATGTTTTTACGCTGCTGAAGGGATAGCATCCACCCTGGGACTTCTACCAGTTAAG GTTCCTAAATTCAGTCTTGGCACCAATTCTTCTACGAACTTTGGCCTCtcatccttatcatcatcaccttcaCTCAACATCATTTGA
- the LOC5521340 gene encoding uncharacterized protein LOC5521340, whose protein sequence is MAMVNEQAGGENIEVMADHYSIERQQYQIKIEHFLKPLESKWDFIRDVLLWKKPVVSLCVFVAVNAIFSYFASGHFRMFLIISAIIALGLCLHDVRDRAAAVLERAGITPEERESYEMSLTFNRFCYKLSFTWELVMVEYSNFVELKTTNKKKYYGVIALLVLGAAFAYQYLPLLGLLYALLLFFYLWTPIKYHGTHYVMYSFVEPFFRPFIIQWKNSRTKRERSQIFKAKTGEEHADDSEEEFAKSFHPKASSNKPSNTQPPHEPTGLDSTDGQLISKPRSKAAMPSLLVSETPDPVVLKPLLPTSALPEVQAIPVDDIVLSTSDTTQDDIPCMEDTSSESADLNSLAGLDMAPPTPDDSSISLDSSLTFLPDNPQLPSLSMGGSSTWEYDDDDFTQGLEFPDIDAKEYHSSNESLNDTKTDSTDARPQHTVREGIGSKVTQSAGSSQSSTSTDLSSEYEFLERSEVDEMDSAREAGTTESTVSSYVGQLLGYK, encoded by the exons ATGGCGATGGTAAACGAACAAGCCGGCGGTGAAAACATCGAGGTTATGGCGGATCACTACAGTATAGAGCGACAACAATACCAGATTAAAATCGAGCACTTTCTAAAGCCTCTAGAATCGAAATGGGACTTCATCAGAGATGTGCTGCTGTGGAAAAAACCGGTTGTTTCCCTGTGTGTTTTCGTCGCTGTCAACGCAATCTTCAG CTATTTTGCGTCTGGACATTTTCGAATGTTCCTGATTATTAGTGCTATCATCGCTTTGGGACTTTGTTTGCACGATGTGAGAGATCGTGCCGCTGCTGTTCTTGAACGAG CCGGAATAACACCTGAAGAACGTGAAAG CTATGAGATGAGCCTCACATTCAACAGATTTTGTTACAAACTCTCATTCACCTGGGAACTGGTCATGGTGGAATATTCCAATTTCGTAGAATTAAAGACCACTAACAAgaaaaag TATTATGGAGTGATTGCATTACTTGTCTTGGGAGCAGCATTTGCATACCAATATCTACCACTTCTTGGCCTTTTATATGCCTTAT TGCTGTTTTTCTATCTGTGGACGCCTATCAAGTACCATGGTACACACTATGTGATGTACAGCTTTGTAGAACCATTCTTTAGACCATTTATTATTCAGTGGAAGAACAGCAGAACGAAAAGGGAACGATCACAAATATTCAAAG CTAAGACTGGTGAAGAGCATGCCGATGACAGTGAGGAAGAGTTCGCTAAATCATTCCATCCCAAAGCCAGCTCTAACAAACCTTCAAATACTCAGCCCCCACATGAACCCACTGGACTAGACTCAACAGATGGGCAGCTTATCTCAAAACCCAGGAGCAAAGCAGCTATGCCCTCCTTGTTAGTTTCAGAGACCCCAGATCCTGTGGTTCTAAAGCCACTGTTACCAACATCAGCTTTGCCTGAGGTACAAGCTATACCTGTTGATGACATAGTATTATCTACATCTGACACAACACAAGATGATATACCATGCATGGAGGACACTAGTTCTGAATCTGCGGACCTCAACAGTCTTGCTGGATTAG ATATGGCTCCTCCTACTCCAGATGACTCATCAATCAGCTTGGACAGCTCTCTCACATTCCTGCCAGACAACCCGCAGCTCCCTTCTCTGAGCATGGGTGGCTCAAGCACCTGggaatatgatgatgatgattttacTCAAGGCCTAGAGTTCCCAGATATTGATGCTAAAGAGTACCACAGCTCTAATGAGTCTCTAAATGACACTAAAACAGATTCCACAGATGCTAGGCCACAGCATACTGTGCGAGAGGGCATTGGTAGCAAGGTGACACAGTCTGCAGGCTCCAGTCAGTCAAGCACATCAACCGATCTATCATCAGAGTACGAATTTCTGGAGAGGTCAGAGGTTGATGAGATGGATTCGGCAAGAGAAGCTGGTACTACCGAAAGTACTGTCTCTTCCTATGTTGGCCAGTTGTTGGGCTACAAGTAA
- the LOC5521341 gene encoding nucleolar protein 58 yields MLVLFETPAGYAVFKLLDEKKLKNVDDLYKDFETPDAASKVVKLKHFHKFDDTTEALAAATAAIEGKMSKGLKKLLKKVVAKDAHEQLAVSDAKLGNIIKEKLSVNCVASTAVHELMRGIRNQMNNLITGLQDREMSAMALGLAHSLSRYKLKFSPDKVDTMIVQAISLLDDLDKELNNYVMRCREWYGWHFPELGKIVTDNLAYAKTVKKMGMRTKAGELDFSEILPEEVEEELKTAAEISMGVEISQEDIDNIIFLCDQIMEVAEYRAQLYDYLKNRMTAIAPNLTVLVGELVGARLIAHAGSLLNLAKHPSSTVQILGAEKALFRALKTKHDTPKYGLIYHASLVGQSAPKHKGKISRMLAAKASLAIRVDALGEDVGTDMGIEARANLEARLKMIEDGQMRKISGSGKKQAKVDKYENTSQVKAYNPDADSTIGKSAKKRKHEKSDEEETAATPEVESPPKKHKKEKKSKKEKTKTEESDEEADISAVLENGEKKKKKKKKKKAKTEDSD; encoded by the exons atgttggttTTATTTGAAACCCCGGCTGGTTATGCCGTATTCAAG CTTTTAGATGAGAAAAAACTTAAGAATGTTGACGATCTTTACAAGGATTTCGAGACTCCTGATGCGGCGAGCAAAGT TGTTAAGCTCAAGCATTTTCACAAGTTTGACGATACCACTGAGGCTTTAGCTG CTGCAACTGCTGCTATTGAAGGCAAAATGAGTAAAGGCCTAAAGAAGCTTCTAAAAAAGGTAGTGGCCAAGGATGCCCATGAGCAGTTAGCTGTCTCTGATGCCAAGCTTGGAAACATCATCAAG GAGAAGCTCAGTGTGAATTGTGTAGCCTCTACTGCTGTACATGAGCTTATGAGAGGAATCAGAAATCAGATGAACAACCTAATCACAG GTTTACAAGACAGGGAAATGAGTGCCATGGCTCTTGGTCTGGCTCACAG CCTCTCAAGATACAAACTCAAATTCAGTCCAGATAAAGTTGACACCATGATTGTTCAGGCAATCTCATTGCTTGATGATCTGGACAAAGAATTGAATAATTACGTGATGAGATGCCGTGAGTGGTATGGATGGCATTTTCCGGAACTTGGCAAGATTGTCACTGACAACCTTGCCTATGCCAAGACTGTCAAGAAAATGG GTATGAGGACTAAAGCAGGCGAACTTGACTTCTCTGAGATTCTTCCCGAGGAGGTAGAGGAGGAACTAAAGACAGCAGCTGAGATATCAATGGGAGTTGAG ATATCACAAGAGGATATTGATAACATAATCTTCCTGTGTGACCAAATCATGGAGGTTGCAGAGTACAGAGCCCAGTTGTACGACTACCTCAAGAATCGCATGACTGCTATTGCACCAAACCTTACTGTACTGGTCGGAGAGCTGGTTGGAGCTAGATTGATTGCCCATGCAG GTTCACTCCTTAACCTTGCCAAGCACCCTTCATCTACTGTGCAGATCCTTGGAGCCGAGAAAGCACTCTTCAG GGCTCTGAAGACAAAGCATGATACTCCAAAGTATGGCCTGATTTATCATGCATCTCTTGTTGGGCAATCAGCCCCAAAACACAAGGGCAAG ATCTCGCGTATGCTTGCGGCCAAGGCTTCATTAGCCATTAGGGTGGATGCCCTCGGAGAAGATGTTGGTACAGATATGGGCATTGAAGCTCGTGCCAACCTTGAAGCGAGGCTAAAGATGATCGAAGATGGACAG ATGAGGAAGATCAGCGGATCAGGGAAGAAACAAGCCAAGGTGGACAAATATGAAAACACAAG CCAAGTGAAGGCCTATAACCCAGATGCAGATTCCACTATTGGTAAATCAGCCAAGAAGAGAAAGCACGAAAAATCAGACGAAGAGGAGACCGCTGCCACACCAG AAGTCGAGTCACCGCCAAAAAAGcacaaaaaggaaaagaaaagcaaGAAGGAAAAGACCAAAACTGAAGAAAGTGACGAAGAGGCCGACATTTCAGCG GTGCTAGAAAATGgcgaaaagaagaagaagaagaagaaaaagaagaaagccAAGACCGAAGACTCCGACTAA
- the LOC5521342 gene encoding hemicentin-2 isoform X1 → MIYPVQVSMLTARGLLLTAVVWHASFHKEGSTVSGAKRGRCPQTLHAADYCLRGKSTCNTDEDCPGPKKCCDQSCVTTCVLPVTGPYISVSPEEQNVEPGGSVQVTCVLDEQPLEGWYGPGQQKFLSTTPTDTVYVIQTDTDEHKLIITNATVMHGGIYTCRGALTKKDFTLNVGFSIDTPMSPQFMAEGTTGIIFTTVRGHPPPKYIWTKNGQPINLADDRYTVSPSGSLSIKGVTSSDSGEYSLNVRQQLASGFMKIVQNQRFRVMSQSGKCPPQKENPRRKCGIGLMNQCTSDSHCGGKPCCFDGCRYKCKGRGDQQENPREGFCPFIRPPRACASDSDRCQHDWDCPEKKKCCSDSCRNLCVSPSPSGVPITLPGARVFQADEYFAPGERVTRVCQVSGEPFEGWYDPQGNKVTAQVDHVYVERRGPYHVLIIDGVTAEDGGKYTCRGSFDSAQVGINVNYTVLKVPPSVISLPPAGSVMLVQAAVTGHPSPQFVWYKGDIPISRTRSPNRYAVSPSGSLIIKDVKTSDAGTYTMRVNQDGRMYDSGIQVQITDKPGVSGTPKTYGIDVDCRKKEMVLAIDKKILEDVDIRWLRLRDPSCNATTNRTHVILRAPLIGCGTTTTYSNDVIVYSNAVQEEPAVGPILRTADIDIPFKCFYAAEGIASTLGLLPVKVPKFSLGTNSSTNFDLSMTIYRDENFFNPYNDATDYPLQLLINQPLFVEVKVDSSDTKLSVLAERCYATPTQNPNDPVAYDIINKGCKRDSTLQMYSSVGTSTRFSFRVFQFLQTPNKFLFIHCRVVVCNGTNPESRCAKGCVENDAIRERFRRQADDERAEFTQGPILVLGEHRIKARQGVHGGADKIPSQFLWIVIAMVAVCTACLVAMVYMMRKHSQAVKNRYELPHGTETDTPE, encoded by the exons ATGATTTACCCGGTCCAGGTAAGTATGCTGACAGCGAGAGGACTTCTTCTTACGGCTGTGGTATGGCATGCATCTTTTCACAAAGAAGGCAGCACAGTCTCAG GCGCGAAGCGCGGACGGTGTCCACAGACACTTCATGCGGCTGATTACTGTTTGCGCGGGAAATCCACCTGCAACACGGACGAGGACTGTCCAGGACCCAAAAAATGCTGCGATCAGAGTTGTGTTACTACCTGCGTCCTGCCAGTAACAG GCCCATACATATCCGTGAGTCCTGAGGAGCAAAATGTCGAGCCGGGTGGATCTGTCCAAGTCACGTGTGTGTTGGACGAGCAGCCGTTGGAGGGTTGGTACGGACCTGGGCAGCAAAAATTCCTCTCCACCACCCCCACGGATACAGTGTATGTCATACAGACGGACACAGACGAGCACAAGCTTATCATTACAAACGCAACCGTGATGCATGGCGGGATATACACCTGTCGCGGGGCATTGACGAAGAAAGATTTCACTCTCAATGTAGGAT TCAGCATAGACACGCCTATGTCGCCTCAATTCATGGCAGAGGGTACCACAGGCATCATATTTACAACTGTCCGTGgccacccccctcccaaatACATATGGACCAAGAACGGCCAGCCCATAAACCTTGCAGACGACCGCTATACCGTCAGCCCTAGCGGCTCGCTGTCCATCAAAGGAGTGACGTCATCAGATAGTGGAGAGTACTCGCTGAACGTGAGGCAGCAGTTGGCGTCAGGGTTCATGAAGATTGTGCAAAATCAGCGATTCCGAGTCATGAGCCAATCAG GAAAATGTCCACCACAGAAGGAGAATCCTCGGCGGAAGTGTGGCATTGGGCTCATGAACCAGTGCACCTCGGACAGCCATTGCGGTGGGAAGCCATGCTGCTTTGATGGCTGTCGGTACAAGTGCAAAGGCCGGGGCGATCAGCAAG AAAACCCTAGGGAAGGCTTCTGTCCATTTATTCGCCCACCTCGCGCATGCGCCAGTGACTCAGACCGCTGTCAACATGATTGGGACTGTCCGGAAAAGAAAAAGTGTTGCTCCGATTCCTGCAGAAATCTTTGCGTCAGCCCATCGCCATCTGGGGTCCCAATAACGC tccCCGGCGCCAGAGTGTTCCAAGCAGATGAATACTTTGCTCCTGGTGAACGCGTAACGAGAGTGTGCCAAGTTAGTGGCGAACCTTTCGAAGGCTGGTACGACCCCCAAGGCAACAAGGTGACGGCACAGGTTGATCACGTGTACGTAGAGAGGCGTGGCCCGTACCACGTGCTTATAATTGACGGGGTGACAGCAGAGGATGGTGGGAAGTACACGTGCAGAGGATCGTTCGACAGCGCTCAAGTCGGAATCAACGTCAATT ACACTGTGTTGAAGGTTCCGCCGAGTGTGATTTCGCTGCCGCCCGCGGGATCCGTTATGCTAGTACAAGCAGCCGTAACAGGTCACCCGAGCCCGCAGTTTGTCTGGTACAAAGGCGACATTCCCATCTCGCGCACGCGCAGTCCGAATCGTTATGCTGTCAGCCCGAGTGGGTCACTTATCATCAAAGACGTCAAGACGTCTGATGCGGGGACGTATACAATGAGGGTAAACCAAGATGGGAGGATGTACGACAGCGGAATTCAAGTACAGATTACTGATAAGCCAG GTGTGTCGGGGACTCCAAAGACATACGGAATCGACGTCGACTGTCGTAAGAAGGAGATGGTGCTAGCGATTGATAAAAAGATTCTTGAAGACGTCGATATCAGGTGGCTGCGCTTGCGTGACCCATCCTGTAACGCAACGACTAACCGAACCCACGTGATATTACGAGCTCCTCTCATTGGATGTGGCACGACGACCACATAcagcaatgacgtcattgtctATAGTAACGCAGTGCAAGAGGAGCCCGCGGTTGGCCCGATATTGCGTACAGCGGATATCGATATTCCGTTTAAATGTTTTTACGCTGCTGAAGGGATAGCATCCACCCTGGGACTTCTACCAGTTAAG GTTCCTAAATTCAGTCTTGGCACCAATTCTTCTACGAACTTCGACCTCTCAATGACAATATACCGGGACGAGAACTTCTTCAACCCGTATAATGACGCCACAGACTACCCACTACAACTCTTGATCAACCAGCCTTTGTTTGTGGAAGTTAAAGTGGATTCATCGGACACCAAACTCTCAGTCCTTGCGGAGCGGTGCTACGCTACACCAACTCAGAATCCCAACGACCCTGTAGCTTATGATATCATCAACAAAGG CTGTAAACGCGATTCTACCCTACAGATGTATAGCTCCGTCGGAACTTCCACCCGTTTTAGTTTCCGGGTGTTTCAGTTCTTACAAACGCCGAACAAGTTTCTGTTTATTCACTGTCGAGTAGTGGTGTGTAACGGTACGAACCCGGAATCGCGCTGTGCCAAGGGCTGCGTGGAAAATGACGCGATACGCGAAAGATTCCGGCGACAAGCAGACGATGAGCGCGCCGAATTCACGCAAGGGCCTATACTCGTCCTTGGGGAACACCGTATCAAAGCCCGACAAGGCGTACATGGAG GTGCAGATAAGATACCATCACAGTTCCTGTGGATTGTAATCGCTATGGTAGCCGTGTGTACCGCGTGTCTGGTAGCCATGGTATACATGATGAGAAAACACAGCCAAGCAGTGAAAAATAGGTACGAGTTGCCGCACGGGACAGAGACTGATACGCCTGAATAA